Within Spinacia oleracea cultivar Varoflay chromosome 4, BTI_SOV_V1, whole genome shotgun sequence, the genomic segment TCACATTATCACATTCACTTGGTTTTCAAACACAATGTTAATTCGTGTAGTGTTGTGAAAGTTTCTCGTTTATTTGTTGTGAAAGCTCATAACTGGGCATGTAATGCTAGGAATGACCTTTAGTCTGTTAGGAAAAAATTAAttctaataatccaacatttgagCAACTTTCTTATAATAAtctaatatttatattattatctaataatccaacctttataccCATCCGCTTTTATTGCACTCAATAAGTAAAACACCTGGTAAAATAGGTCACAAGTCCATGTGGCATGTTGCCATTAGTccattataatttatttatttatatataaaaaaagaaattccttttttttttaattgttgaatTTAGGCATGAAAGGGGATCAATaatgttttcatttattttttcttctcttaatcaaggcaagactgcGAGAGGGTGTgactttttttttgataaacaaattaattcattgataaaaagtcatacgacatctacataaagatataaatctaacaaatacataacaatcgaatcaaataaaaacttcctttcaccatagctacgatcgtagtatatcaaacattctgtataccctcttttatatcgctgtgatttacagccttcattgacgagggggtctatagatctgttgtagccgtgataaatatgatttccgtctgattcgtctgattgtaatcgaaagattgacatcctcTTCAATCCAgcataaatctttaccaaagaaacaacctgaactaaactaaacacacaaaacttaactaaaaacaaacccaccataggggtacttactacaccgaaacaatcaaacccaccataggggtacttaccacactgaaactatgtagttttattgaaatctaacgcaaaaacacaacgaaattgaaagagaaggaccggaaataaccaaatttccgaAGAAAATTGGCTATTTCCGCCCTAGAAAATCCTAATTTTTGTAAAccctaaaaagagagagaaaaagggagAGAGGGGAGAAGCGGCTTTGTATTCTTTTTACCCAGGTATTGGTTGCGCGAGAGGGTGTGACCTTGCTGGCCGGTAAACGATCATTTGAGTGCAATAAAAGCGATTGCGTATAAAAATTGAATTATTCAATAATAATTGATACGTTTGATTAGTATTAAAATAATGACCCAACAattggattattaaaattaatattcCCTTATTTTAATACTCCGTACAATTCCATTACGAATCTCGTCAAAAGAGATTCTATTACGAAAACGCCCTTTGGTTTTTTCGCCGATAAAAGGACGGCCCTTCTCCGGCATACAACCATCTGAACAGTAAGCACCACCCCCCAAAAATGGATGAAGAAGACAGATTAAGCTCCCTACCAGACTCCCTTTTAGTCGAAATTCTCTCCCTTCTTCCTCTGAATAACGCCGCCGCTACCTCCGCCTTGTCCCACCGTTGGGTCTCCCTCTGGACTCAACTTCCCCGTCTAAAAATCGACAGCGACATCCCCATATTTGACCTTGACTCCGATTCTTGTAAGGAAAGGTTCCATGAATCCATCGCCACCTTCAACCACATTCTCCAGCATCTGACTTCCCCCAATATCCATACATTCGATCTTCATTTCCATTACCCTAATTTGGATATTGAACAATTCAATGTTTGCTCGGCGTCTTTGATTTCATGGATCCCTCTGCTTTGCGTCCGCAATCCAGCGATTTTGAAGGTAGGATCCGTAATTTTACAGAATACTGGCAGACACTTCATTACTCTGCCATCTTGTATTTTCGAAACCCATTCAATCGTCAACCTCGACTTGTGTGGATTTTTTTACTGCAAATTGCCTGAATCTGGTATTGTTAATCTTCCTAATTTGAAAACCCTTAGTTTTTTTGCCGTTGATTTCGATCCTAAAGTATTGAGAACATTGTTTAAGTCTTGCCCATTATTGGAGACTTTGTGCTTGAGATTAGATTTGGGGGAGGATCAAGTTCTTGATATTTCAGCTCCAAAACTGAATTTTCTGACAATTGGGATGACGGGGCCGTCATACCGGAGCAAAATTGTGATTGATGCACCCTTACTGGAAGTGATGGCATTGATAGATTGTGTTGCATTGTATAGTTTTGTCAATATACCACCTAATTTGCAAAAGGCAACGATTCAATTTTTTGACCCTGAGAAAGTAGGTGTTTATCTCACCAGCATACCTGATCTTCTTCAAGGGATTTCGAAAGCTAAGTCCATTACTTTTGGGAATAATCTTGCTGTATTCAATGACCTTAATCCTGAAGATGCAAATGTTTGGTCACTCTTTTGTAATCTGACCCATCTTAAATTGGTTTTGGATAAGGAATATGGGGATTGGGGTGCCACTATTCCTTCATGTTTGTTAAATAAGCTCAAGAGTATAGAATTATGCGCAATGAACGGGGACGAAGATGATGTAGAGTCGGTTAAATATATTCTTGGTAATGCTAATGTTTTGGACAAGCTTCACATCACTCCATTTGCTAACCCTCGTAGATACGGGAGAAGTGTATTATGGAAGGAATATAAGTTTTGTGGTGATTTGTTCACCCTTCCAAGGATATCTGTAACTTGCAAGATTGAGTTTGATGGTGTTTATTTCCGTGCATCAAGTTATGGGCCCCAAAATGAATCAGGATGTTCTGAAATTGACTGGTTGAAATCCCAAACATGGCCTGCTCTAAATGAGGACGACGATGAATCAGATGAATAGACTATCATGGTAATTTCTTGAATATATCAAGAACATTCACTACCTTTATGTATGCATTTTTTTGTCTTGTGCTTTGAATTTCAATATCTAAATTGGTTATTGAGACTCCGTATTAGCTAATGTTGTTGCTTTACAGTAAATTTGAATCAGCTGATTCTATTTCCTATCTTCCCTATAACTTGACATGAATTACCCATCACTAATCTTGTATAATCATCACTGCAAGGATATGCAGTCATGAGGATTCACTGCAGGATGTGCATTCACAAGAATTTGTGCACTATACATCCTAAATTAGCATACCATGTACGTAATAGAACTTAGCCTATCTTTCTTTTCAAATGAATAGGACAGCAAATGACATGGTTTTCATGGATAATTTATAATCTAATCTGGTGCATTACGGTAGCAGCTTGATAAATTAGTGGGTTATCCCGATAGTTGTATGCTGTGTTTGCCTGTGATTCTATGTGATGTATGCTCATGAAAGCTTTTATCATAATTCATTTCTAGGGATTTCAACAAAATTACAGTTTGGTTGGTGACTAATACAGCATTAGATTAGACGggcaataattttaaaaaatatatatattctaaCTTGCTTAAGTGCCATTCACcaaatttaaattatataaaCCAATGGAACTGGAGTAAAAGAAGTCTAGACATgttcaaaagtcaaaacagaCACGGACCTAAGAGTTGCTCAAAAATGCTCCAGAGAATTTCCTGATATAGTGATACGTAGTAGTATACTAGTATGTGAATTTGAGTTTTTAGATATCTACAGTTGCACCTTTGAGAGGTTATGCTATCCCTTCCTAGATTCTGGCCAACTAGAGGTGAGCTTTAATTTGTCTATTCAAGAGGATTTGATCGGTGCTACAGGCATCCTATACTCTGAACCAAAAGAATTCTGCATGTACAGTTAAATAAGACCACAGAGGGCACGATTCTGAACTTCTGATGCACAATTAGTCACTATTTTAGGTGCAGTAGTGCAATCTAGCAGCCTCTTAAGAATCTAGTGAACACCTAGGCAATGTACGTAATTACGTATCATTGtaaattaattagggttttccAATATCAAACTTCCACTCTATCTCTTCACTCAGTTGACGTCTTTGCAACCACTCCCTTCTAGCATCGTATTTACACAACTCTTCACTGCCATTTCCAAATTGAAATGCCTTCATCCTCATTCCACCATTATCTCTCTCTTTCCAGGCACCTTGAATGATTAGATATTCAACTCGATATGCATTTAGCTAGTGTTCTTGCCAATTCTTACTGTCAAATGGGTCCCCACGATATCGGCTTCTCTCTCCTCGGTAAAGTAATTAAGTTTGGCTATCCCCTTGATTGTGTCATCTTTAACACCTTTATCAATTGCACCTTTATCAATTGTTATATCCACTGTGATAAGCTCCCTCAAGCTGCTTCAGTGCTTCTTTGTCGGATAAAATTGTCAAGCTTGGATTCCAACTCAACATTGTTACCTTTAGTGCTATGGTCAAAGGTCTTTGCAGTATAGTGTTGGTGCTCTTAATTTTCTGGACAAAATGCAATCTGGTGCTTGTAAACCTGACCTTGTTATATATTGTACAATTATTGATAGTTTTGGCAAGGGCAGGTTGTTGAAACTTAAAAGAGGCCCTGAACTTGTTCTCCTGTATGAAATCTGAGGGCATTATTCCTGATGCTGTCACTTATACATCCTTGGTTCGTGGCCTGTACAATTCTGGCTGTGGGGAAGAGGCTAAGCGTGTTTTGACTGAGATGATACACTGAAATGTAGCACCTACTGTTATGACCTATAGCATGCTGGTTGACATGTTCTGTAAATATGAGAATATTGATGATGCAGAATCCATTTTACAGCTCATGATTGAGAGAGGTGTGATCCAGACATCATTACTTACAGTGCTTTACTGGATGGTTATTGTTTTCGGGTCAGATGGAAGATGCTGAAAAACTACTTGATCTCATGGCACAAAATGACTGTGGTGAGCCTAATCTCGTATGTTTTAGCACTATGATTAATGGATATTGCAAGGCTAAAAACATTGGCAAAGCCCTGTACATATTCCAACAGATGTTTCAGAAAGGGAAAACGGTGGTAGAGTCTAATAGTGTGATTTTGGCTCAGTATATTTTGATACATGTATCACTCATCACTATATTAGCTGCATCAAAAGTTTCTGCTCTGCTTCCTTCTATGTTATTTCTCCTGTAATTGAGCATGGGAATTTGTAGCTTATAATGACTTATGTACCTGATTGTTCAAACCAATATTGTCTATATTGTTTTGAGATTAATATCatattaatatatattatatactgaGTAGTGAGTACTACGTTTAAGAGGAATTTTCTGTTTTAAATTGCAGGCCGACCATCATTGTTTCTTGATGTTCTCTTTATTTAAAGGCCTGAACTGAtgtatttatatattttcttgATGTGTGAATCACTGAATGTATTTCTTGTAAGGCTTGACAGTGTTGTAGGAGTCTGGGTTTAATCAGGCCAGCCTGGTAGTTCAATATTTGGTATAATCCGGGTAGTTAGTTATATAGATCCTGAATCTGTCATGAACTTGGTCTAACATGTGaggatttttgttttaaaacttGGCTCACTGAATGTATTTCTTGTAAGGCTTGACAGTGTTGTTGTTGGGCTAAAATCTTAATTTGAGTCTAGACTTATCAAATATTGTAGTGAGTAGTGACCCAGAACTTGACTCAAACTTGTCTCCTTAATCTGTCAACTTTGTATCGTTGCTTTATTGAATTAGTATCAATGTACCATCCAACTATTCAAGTTAGGAGAATTAGTAGCAACTAGAGGTGGTTATTGGACACGGTAGTCCGATGACATTATTACATGTCACATATTAAAGCGTCTTgattaaagatggttgtgggctgGCCCGGTCCAATCCAGCAAATGCACGAAAAAAAGCCGATACAAGCATAAAGTCATGAGCCTTGGGTCGGAATTGGGccgtatatttttttgaaaaaagcatGATAAGACACGCTAAATCTAGACGTTCCCATTTTTAGAACATtactgtatttttatttttttagatcCTACTTTGTATCCCCGTGCTAgtcacatcatcatcatcatctctcAATAAAATATACTACGTCTTATTCAAATCTACTGTCTCCATTGGTACTCTGCATTTTTACGATTACCTCAATTTAATCTACAAACAACAATGCGATCAACTTGCAATCAATCAAGGGTGTAAAAAAGAATAATCGGTTGTAAATTAAGAGTATTTAGTCATGAAATATTTACTTGTGTCGATTAATCGAGCTACGGACAATGTTCGTggatttctatttctattttttgtttttaaggagtttaaatataataaaaattaagtaCTCCGTAACGTATTGAATTACAGAAACTTGTTTTTAAGGCGGTAGAAATCTTTTTTAAGTATttttttatactccgtattatatttTAAGGCTTGAACGAGTAAAAGGTAGAATCTTTAGAATTGGGTCTAGAATCCCGATCTCACAAACGTGTTGTGTTTGGTCATGTTCTTGTTTGGTATCGTATCGATTTCTTGTTGttcataaaatttattaaaactatctaaaaagtaaaataattacATAATATGACAAATTAATCTAAACAGGTCGTGTTTGGGAAACAAACACAATATCTCTTTCCCGCTAATAATTTTCATAGTCTTACTTTTATTCAACTTATACCAACATAATATCAGACAATGATGAACGAGATAATTAATTACAAAGCAGTATCAATCTAATTAATCCAACAattaaaagattaaaaaaatttgaagttCAGCAGATGAAGAAGATCATCAGCAAAGTCGGTTTGGATAATTCTCCAGTTCCAGAGCCCAGAACGAAACATTATCCCTTAAACACTGCATGATAATACTGCACTCTATAGGATAATCCCTTTTCTTAATCAATTCCAATGTAGCTTCATCATAAGTTCCCATAGCAAAAGTACACGCCCTTTTACAAGAATTCATAATATCATAGTAGAAAACAGACAAATTCAATGCTAACCCCAATCGTGCAGGATGAGCAACCGACAACTTAGCCGCCATTGCTATGGCTATTCCTTCTTCATAAGCTTTCAAGGACTTTTCAGCAGCTTCTTCCCTCTCGTCACCAGATTTGATTTCTGCTAAGTACCGATAATTATCGGCTTTCATGTTTATGAAAAAGATGGTAGATTCAGTTGTTGAAGCAAAAGGAAGAAGGTGATCATCAATCATCTTGATAGCATCGTTACAGTGATCAGTAATTTCAGACTCGATTTTAAGGCGATATTCTCGAATACGCATTAAGTTGGTGTGGTCTTTTTCCTTCTTCTCCATGTCGCAGAAGGTTCTCCGAGATTTTCTCTTATGTCCGATGACATTCTTGTACGCTTTCGAGAGAAGATTACGCTCTTCTTCTGTGAAATCCACCTCGAATTCTGCTAATTTCTTCATTGCTTTAGCCATATCGGGGTAGCGATTGGCAGATAGGGCTAGCTTAGCTTGGTAGACGGTCATGTAACGATCATTGAGAGTAGCCATGAGAGCAAagattgagagagaaagagatgatCAGAGAGAGTTAGggttttggaattttgaaggaaGGAATTGAATGTGTTTTGAAGAATTGTTGGGAAGTGATCAGAATTTAAATAGTTgaagaataagaataagaatttGAAATTGAGTAGGAATTGGTTTTATAGTTTCCCGAATTTGCATTATAGTTGGTATTTTATTTGGACTTGTATTCAACTTCTTAccttttcctaattccttcagAATTTAAATAGTTGAAGAATAAGAATTTAAAATCTAAATCGAGTAGAATATGGTTTTGTATAGGGGTGTAAATGAGCCGAGCCGGTTAATAAACTActcgggctcgggctcgggctcgtttaaagctcgttcatgttcgttcatttattaaatgagccgagcttgaacaacttttgaagctcgcttaataaacgagcttgaacatgaacataagtatgctcgttcatttaagttcatgaacaactcgttcatttatgttcatgaacaactcgttcatttatgttcgtgaacaagttcgtctagttatgttatgtatcatattttaccatatatacgtttttcaaatataaataaaaatcatgtttttgaCTTTTGGAATCTATAATAGGATAAAaatatttgaaataaaattttaattgctaaattagtgctttttgactctttctaaagtattagtttgtttatcaaataaagaaatgtatactttaatctttattattagatataatgataatttgttagattttcaagtggttatactctaaagctcgtttaagaaagctcgtttataaactcggctcgattaataaatgaGCCGTTCACGAACAGTTCACGAACACAAAATCTTTTAAGCGAACCGAGCTTGAACAAATTTTTGAGCTCGGTTAAAagctcgggctcgggctcgagctcgcataagttaaatgaacatgaacatgaacagggtaaagctcggctcggctcggctctTTGTAGAACTATACCTGATCAAAAGGCGAGCCGGGCCGGATTCGGGTCAGTCTAAGTGAATAAAATAAGCCCATTGTATCGGGCCGGGCCAATTTTGTGTGCCCAAAATCCGCTATTTCGGGCTAAATACAGCGGGTTTtcgcactacaagaatttgtatctttaacgacaaccgaattacgacgggtcaaaaatcccgtcgcaaaagtcttttgtgacggggataacaaccaaacaaagacgggaataactgtcgcaaatgtcttttacgacgggttaacgacgggattttctattaacgacggcccccatttatgacgggttcgcgacaggaaatcccgtagttaatcaacgattattggcctttcacggcgggatttcccgtcgttaatagtacattTTTTTGTAGTGTACGGGCCATTTTCGGACGtagccaaatttataactaaaattgttgttttacgTTGCTCAAAtcaagtaattttttttaaagttcgGGCCGAAATAATCTACCCAAAACCCGCTAATTTTCGGGCCGGACCTATGATAATCAGCTCTATTATGTAGTTTTCCCGAATTTCCATTAAAATTGGACTTTTCAAAGCATGGTTCCTTAGTAGAAACAAACACAATATCTGTTTCCTCTTTCCCGTTAATAATGCGGAAACCGGAGTTTCAAAGTATTACTTGTATTCAACTTCTTACCTTTTCCTGTTTCCACTATTTGTGTCAACACCAAACTCAAAAACTCAACTCAACTCAGCTACTTAAACTATTTAAACACGAAtcttgtccatttatttcttcACAATCTCACCAACttccaaaaccaaaaccaaaaccaaaaccaaaaccatcaatttaattgaattaccaCAACCGTGactgttattgttattgttgttgttgttgttcatcAATGACGATGGGAGAAGAAAGACCGTCACCGCCCGTTGTTAAGAAAGTGAAACACGAGATGGAGATGTTCGGCGACGTCAGAGACGACAACTATTATTGGCTTAGGGACGATTCTCGCTCTAACGAAGAGATACTCTCTCATCTTCGCTCCGAAAACTCCTACACCGATTTCGTCATGTCAGGTaatctctctttttctttttccaattATTATTCCAATtctatgttaagttagcaatcggGTGCTTTTTCATTATTGAttcattttcataaataaaataattttattggttgttgtattTATTAGTAGATTGAGGGTTTTcttgaatttgtttttttaataaaaaataaaaagaatttttattatacgttaataaacgtgtaaaagtCCAAATGtaacaaataaaaagaaacggagggagtatgataaAATCTGTCAATTTTGTAATCATGAACTAGTTTGCAtatttttcatgttttaattttgTAATCAGGAATCTGTCAATTAGTATCAACTTGTTTGCATATTTTTCATGTTTTAGTTTATAaagcttttgtgtaagaccatTTTTTTTAGTACTAATTATACTAGTGTAAaatataactaaaagtaataaaatcataactaattgaataacaaaatagttgaggttgcaaatagttaaatttatgaatcgaatagttattattttctaacaaactcattaataactaaaactcataaaatcttaactaattgatttcactgcttaactaatcagtttcattgtttaactaataggttcggttgcataactaactgaaaatttgtattttagtTTTATAATGAGTAATCTGTCAATTAGTATGAACTTATTTGCatatttttcaaattttaattttgtaatcAGTAATCTGTCAATTTCGTAATGTGTTTAGTATGAACAAACAATCATATCAttatgtttaatgttttattagGGACGAAGGAATTAGAAGAAAAGCTGTACGCAGAAATGAGAGGACGAATGAAGGAAGATGATACGTCAGTTCCTCTACGAAAAGGGAACTACTATTACTATAAAAGGACATTGGAAGGAGATGAGTATGTGACGCACTGCAGGCGTGTTGCTGACAATGGATCAGTCGAATTATCTGTGCATGATACTATGCCAACTGGGCCTAATTCTCCACCTGAGCATGTTATACTGGATGAAAATCTTAAGTCTAAGCAGCATGCATACTATTCTGTTGATGCTTTTAAGGTAAAGCTTGCTTCGATCTTACTGCTTAATTAATTACTCGTAAACTATAATTTTGGGGTATGTATCATATTCTTTGCTCGTGTTTATCCAGGTTAGTCCAAACAATAAGCTGGTAGCGTATGCGGAAGATACTAAAGGGGATGAAATTTATACTGTTCACATCATTGATGCTGAGACTCTTGAACCAGTTGAAAAGCCTCTGGTGAATGTGACGCGTAAAGTTGAATGGGCCGGTGATGGGGCCTTGTTGTACGTCACCATGGACGAGAGCCTTCGCTCAGATAAGGTATTAGCACTTGTGAGATTATatgttacttcctccgttcttatttagaTGACATAATTTGACTTTTGGCACTATTCATACAATCATTTGACTATCAATTGTGATTTATTTTGTTATAATCGTCTTAATGTACAGATTTATAAAACGAAGTTTTTCTAATTTTAACTATTGATAAATAAAGATATTAATAATTGAAATATTACATTGACAAACATAATAAAAAGAATTATGTCATCTTATTTTGTATGAGATTATTCAGGAAAGTTAAGCCTTGTTGCAATTGGTCATTCAGTCCTCTACAATTTCCAATTGTTATGTTTGTTGTCAGAATCTGTTCTGATTAGCCTCCATTGTGCTATTTGCGAAATAACTTGACAGGCGTGGTTACACAAATTGGGAACAGATCAATCAAGTGACTCCTGCCTTTATCATGAGAAAGATGAAAAGTTTAATGTTGGTCTTGATAAATCCGGGAGTGGCAGTTTTTTGTTTGTTGCATCTGGAAGTAAAACTACAAGGTTTGTCTTCTATCTGGACGCATCAAAACCCGAAGAAGGCCTCAAGGTTTTAACTCCTCGGACAGAAGGTGTAGCCTCTTATGCCAGTCATCGTGGCAGCCATTTCTTTATCAGACAGAGGACTGATGAGTGCTTCAACTCGGAGTTGCTAGCTTATCCACTGGAAAACTTATCGGCATCAACTCTTATTCTTCCTCATAGGGAAAGGCAAGGCTTcccgtttcctttttttttttttttttcttttgacatGATATATTAGATTGATATTAGTGACTATAACTGTTGACCTTTTGTTACTAGGAACGTGGCGGTGGGTTTTATGGGAGACCCGCCCCGACTCTGTTCCAAGCAGATCGGAATGGGGGAGGTTTGATGGGTGATGGTATAAAAAAGTATACTCACTATGGGCGATGGGGGtaggtgtggattttgtgttggacCCATCCTATCCCTGCccgccccgcttcatacccgtaAACTTGACCCTAATATCCTTTTCTACGTGAATGAAAACTTTTAAAGAAGATCTAAATTGAACAATTTTTTTAAATGTGTTTGGATTTTCCCATTATATATGTCATTTTTAGTTGTAAGGTGTTTTTTTTAAGTTAAATTTTCATTATATATGTTGTCTATGGATGAGACCGGTACCTAGGGAGTGGTGGGGCGGGGTTGGATTTTATTTTATATCTGTTAGGGCGGGGTTGGATTTTATTTTATATCTGttagggcggggatgagaatgaATCTTTTGCCCACCGTGGATGAtagggcggggatggggatgcaaattttaggtggggatggagGGATCTATGTCCACATGCGCCAGGACCGCCATGCCCCATTAACTGTTACCTTACCCTCTTGCTCTCTGTTTTGTTAGCTTCAACTTGACGGTTGATTTGCTCTTATATATGCAGTGTAAAGATTACAGACTTCCAACTTTTTCAGAACCATCTTGTGGTACACAAGCGCAAAGGCGGTCTGCTTAGAGTAGTTGTGTATCGTCTTCCTGATGTTGAGTTGCCAATTGAGAACCTTTCTGAGGGCCGTAACGTTGAGTTTGTTGATCCTGTATATGATGTGCAACCTCTGGTGTCTGAATATTCTTCCAATGTTTTAAGATTCACATACAGCTCCCTGCGTACTCCGTCTTCTGTATACGACTATGACATGGACAGTGGAGAAAGTGTCTTGAAGAAAGCTGATATAGTAAGCTACTATCCTTTTTGTAAGTACTGATCTGTAGTTACTTATCGTTTCAATTCATTGatcacttcttcttcttcaggtATTAGGTGATTTTGATGTATCAAATTATGTGACAGAAAGAAAGTGGGCTACTGCATCTGATGGTACTCAGATCCCATTATCAGTTGTCTATAGGAAGGATCTTGTGAAGCTTGATGGTTCTGACCCATTGTTACTATATGGCTATGGATCATATGAGGTGAGACTTGTCCCGtaattatagtcatgtttttCTAATCACGCGTCCTAATATTATAATCTTGTTTCTATTTTTTGCCATTAAACTCTCTCTTGTACTGCATTGATTAAAAATGCATATAAAacacaacaaaacaaaaatatgtATTATATTCACCTTTTTCATTCAAATACTATAGTCCATCTAATTCCAATACCGTATTCTATTTTTCCAAGGAAATATTATCTTCCACTTTCCCGTATATgttccacttttcttaaaacccgtgtttGTATGTCATGTTCAGGTATGCACGCTTCCTTCTTTCAAGGTA encodes:
- the LOC130471328 gene encoding pentatricopeptide repeat-containing protein At1g63400-like, yielding MHLASVLANSYCQMGPHDIGFSLLGKVIKFGYPLDCVIFNTFINCTFINCYIHCDKLPQAASVLLCRIKLSSLDSNSTLLPLVLWSKMEDAEKLLDLMAQNDCGEPNLVCFSTMINGYCKAKNIGKALYIFQQMFQKGKTVVESNSVILAQYILIHVSLITILAASKVSALLPSMLFLL
- the LOC110792636 gene encoding 14-3-3-like protein GF14 omicron yields the protein MATLNDRYMTVYQAKLALSANRYPDMAKAMKKLAEFEVDFTEEERNLLSKAYKNVIGHKRKSRRTFCDMEKKEKDHTNLMRIREYRLKIESEITDHCNDAIKMIDDHLLPFASTTESTIFFINMKADNYRYLAEIKSGDEREEAAEKSLKAYEEGIAIAMAAKLSVAHPARLGLALNLSVFYYDIMNSCKRACTFAMGTYDEATLELIKKRDYPIECSIIMQCLRDNVSFWALELENYPNRLC
- the LOC110792647 gene encoding F-box/LRR-repeat protein At3g26922-like, with amino-acid sequence MDEEDRLSSLPDSLLVEILSLLPLNNAAATSALSHRWVSLWTQLPRLKIDSDIPIFDLDSDSCKERFHESIATFNHILQHLTSPNIHTFDLHFHYPNLDIEQFNVCSASLISWIPLLCVRNPAILKVGSVILQNTGRHFITLPSCIFETHSIVNLDLCGFFYCKLPESGIVNLPNLKTLSFFAVDFDPKVLRTLFKSCPLLETLCLRLDLGEDQVLDISAPKLNFLTIGMTGPSYRSKIVIDAPLLEVMALIDCVALYSFVNIPPNLQKATIQFFDPEKVGVYLTSIPDLLQGISKAKSITFGNNLAVFNDLNPEDANVWSLFCNLTHLKLVLDKEYGDWGATIPSCLLNKLKSIELCAMNGDEDDVESVKYILGNANVLDKLHITPFANPRRYGRSVLWKEYKFCGDLFTLPRISVTCKIEFDGVYFRASSYGPQNESGCSEIDWLKSQTWPALNEDDDESDE